One genomic segment of Tripterygium wilfordii isolate XIE 37 chromosome 9, ASM1340144v1, whole genome shotgun sequence includes these proteins:
- the LOC120005764 gene encoding long-chain-alcohol O-fatty-acyltransferase-like: MSLSVSDFLLNFPGKQEKMEGEIQRFAMVWASAMLALCYCHTIGRITIPGKSRLIAFLPIVLLFLYLPLNLHTIFLGGPTAFFLSWLATFRLLLFAVGKGPLSSTSPVIPLQHFLLVSCLPIKILQNKSDPSLKTHKSPLNYSVKSLIFATVVPIFQNKDKINPNIIKLSYCIYLYCAIELFLAVIAAMARVWLGVEFEPQFDEPYLATSIQDFWGRRWNLMVTSTLHPTVYDPVRKISARLFGRKFAPLLAVVASFTVSGLMHELIFYYIGRKTPNWELTCFFVLHGVCLAIEVAVKKEMNGKLRLPGLVTGPVVVGFALATGAWLFMPAVLRSEFDVKANRESIAFIEFVKGIGIHPNTHRLM, from the coding sequence ACAGGAGAAAATGGAGGGAGAGATCCAGAGGTTCGCCATGGTCTGGGCTTCTGCCATGCTTGCACTCTGTTATTGTCACACAATTGGCAGAATCACCATACCAGGAAAATCTCGACTTATTGCATTTCTACCTATTGTACTTCTCTTCCTCTACCTCCCGCTCAATCTCCACACAATCTTTCTTGGGGGTCCTACAGCTTTCTTCCTTTCATGGCTCGCCACTTTCCGACTCCTCCTCTTTGCCGTCGGTAAGGGTCCTCTGTCTTCCACCTCCCCAGTTATTCCTCTTCAACACTTCCTACTCGTCTCTTGTCTCCCGATCAAGATCCTGCAAAACAAGTCCGACCCGTCTCTTAAAACCCACAAATCTCCCTTGAATTACTCCGTCAAGTCTCTGATTTTCGCCACGGTTGTCCCgatttttcaaaacaaagacaaaatcaATCCCAACATTATAAAGCTGTCGTATTGTATTTACTTGTATTGCGCTATCGAGCTGTTTTTGGCTGTGATTGCAGCCATGGCTCGAGTTTGGCTGGGCGTGGAGTTCGAGCCGCAGTTCGATGAGCCGTACCTCGCCACTTCAATACAGGACTTTTGGGGGAGAAGATGGAATCTCATGGTCACGAGTACCCTGCACCCGACGGTCTACGACCCGGTCCGGAAGATTTCGGCCCGGCTCTTCGGACGCAAATTCGCGCCTCTCCTGGCTGTTGTGGCGTCTTTTACGGTGTCTGGCTTGATGCACGAGCTCATCTTCTACTACATTGGAAGAAAAACCCCTAATTGGGAGCTCACGTGCTTCTTTGTTCTACACGGGGTGTGTTTGGCTATCGAGGTCGCCgtgaagaaggagatgaacgGAAAATTGAGGCTGCCGGGTCTTGTTACAGGTCCGGTGGTGGTGGGGTTCGCTTTGGCTACCGGTGCTTGGTTGTTCATGCCGGCGGTTTTGAGGTCGGAATTTGACGTCAAGGCGAACAGGGAGTCTATTGCCTTCATCGAATTTGTTAAAGGTATTGGTATTCATCCAAATACGCACCGTTTAATGTAA